From a region of the Coffea arabica cultivar ET-39 chromosome 3e, Coffea Arabica ET-39 HiFi, whole genome shotgun sequence genome:
- the LOC140038389 gene encoding putative late blight resistance protein homolog R1A-3, producing MPLIEQLPNLEVLKLRVQSMEGQKWELMEGGFPKLRVLTLEYVAIVEWIETDPDSDDYFPYLQQLKLHKISNLEIMPACIGRISTLETINVSFCGDGVKSLVWEIEEAQKYNGNENLKTIYGKY from the coding sequence ATGCCATTGATTGAACAACTACCCAATCTTGAAGTCCTCAAATTAAGAGTCCAGTCAATGGAGGGCCAAAAATGGGAACTGATGGAAGGAGGATTCCCTAAACTCAGGGTCTTGACTTTGGAATATGTAGCGATTGTTGAGTGGATAGAGACAGACCCTGACAGTGATGATTACTTCCCGTACCTTCAGCAATTAAAACTCCACAAAATTTCTAATTTGGAAATAATGCCTGCTTGTATAGGGCGTATATCTACTCTTGAAACAATTAATGTGAGTTTTTGTGGAGATGGCGTCAAATCTTTAGTATGGGAAATTGAAGAAGCACAGAAATATAATGGAAATGAGAATCTGAAGACCATTTATGGAAAATATTGA